TGAGCTCAAACAGGGCCACCGGCAAATTGTCCTGTACGGTCTCGAATAAAGCACCACCGGTATTTTCGTTTATGGATATGGCTGTGCCGCCGAATACTGATAGCCATAAAAAGGAAAGGAACGAGGGTACAATCAATACTGCAAGAATAAACTCCCTCACGGTCCTTCCTCTAGACATTCTAGCAATAAACATTCCCACAAAGGGGGACCAGGAGATCCACCAGGATAGATAAAAAATGGACCAGTCCCCTTGCCATGAATCACCTTTAAAGGACAATGAGAAGGATGCTTGAAGAAAATCACTTAAGTAAAGTCCCAGTCCATTCATAAATACCCGGAGTATATAAAAGCTTGGTCCCAGCAGGAAAACCAAAAGCATAAACAATCCTGCTAAGCGAATATTTAGTACCGATAAAAAGCGAATCCCTCCATGGATTCCGGCTAAAATTGAAAATATGGCCATTAATGTTATTATGAAGATTAAAAGCACTTGTATAGTAACATTTTCCGGGAGCTGAAAGAGGTAATTGAGTCCGCTGTTCATTTGCTGAACGCCCAGCCCAAGGGAGGTAGCAAGGCCAAACATGCAAGCAAGAACGGCAAGGATATCAATGATGTCACCGGTTTTGCCGAAAATCCGGTCCTTAAATAAGGGATAAAATACTGAACGTAGAGAAAGGGGGAGGTTCTTATTATAAGCAAAAAATGCTAGGGAAAGCCCTAATAATGCGTAGATTCCCCAAGGATGAAACCCCCAGTGGAAAAAAGTTGCAGCCATAGCACTGGTAACAGCGCTTTCACTTTCATAAATAAAAGGGGTTATTTGAGAGTGGGTCAGGGGTTCTCCCACAGCCCAAAACATCAGTCCGATCCCCATACCTGCAGAAATAAGCATAGAATACCAAGCGAAGGTACTGAATTCTGCTTTTGCGTACATCCCACCGATTCTTACATTTCCCAGTTTGGAAAAGGCCAAATACAAACAGACTCCGATAAAGAAGTTGCTACCCAATAAAAAAAGCCAGTCCCAATTGTTAATGATTCTACTGTAGATCTGATCAAAGAGTTGATTAGCATGTTCAAGATTCAACAAGGCATAACCGGCAAAGATCAAAATAAATAAACCTGAAACAATGGATACGGGAGGATTAAAATCCAGACCGAATTTGGTATAATTCCGTTGATATAATAATTTTTGCTTTGTTTCTTCTTTAGGCATAAAAAATTCCTCCTCATATATCTTTATCTATGGGTTTACCCAAGTTAAATCATACTATAACAAAAAAATAAAAAACCGGAAAGAATGTTATAATAATTCTAAGGGAAATCCCTAAGAAGTGAGACTTTCGACAAGAGAATAAGTACAGGTTTTGAAATAAAGGTAGAGCCTTAAAAAAAGAAGTTGGGTGGTGGGGTTATGGGATTCAATAAAGAAAAAACCCAAAAACTGTTACAAGACATCGATGTATTATTCGATCAATTACCGATGAAAATGTCCGCGAAACAAAGAGCATATATTAAAAACGTTGTTTTAGGACCGGCCCTCAAGGATGTTCAAAAAATGATCGAAGAAAGCAGACCTCCGGTAATGATGACTCTAGGTCGTTCCGGTCACGGGAAATCTTCCTTGATCAATGCGTTAATTGGAAAAGAGGTGGCCAAGGTAAATCCGGTGGTTCCGGAAACCCGAGGCTCCACTTATTATGAGGTTCCCTTTGAAGAGTATGGTGCCACATGGAGAATGATTGATACCAGAGGTTTTTTTGACGTTATTAACGAGGGGCGGGGCCATAGAGAGGATGGGGTAAAACAGCTTAAAAAAGAAATTCTGGAACACCGTCCGGATATTTTTTTGCATGTAATAAATATCAAAGAGGTTCGTACAATGTCCAATGATTTATTGGTGATGAAAGACATAGGAGACACACTGAAAAAAGAAAACATCAGAATTCCCATTGTTACCATATTAAGCAATGTGGATATTCTTGGGAATCCAACGCTCCCTATTGAAACCCCGGAGAAACAAGGACAAATTATTCAGGGAATGAACTACCTGATTCGAGAAGTTTTCCAAATCGAAGAGCCGAAAGTGAAGTTTCTAAACTTGCATCATCCTGCAAGGGGTTATATTCTCAAGGGAGATCATTATGTAGGAATAATTCCCGTAAGCACCTATCCCGACAATCTTTGGAATATTGATACCTTAGAAGAATTTATCGGAGAAGTGCTACCGGAAAGAGCAAAGCTTGATTATCTACAAGTGAAAAATCAAACCGCTCAGATGAAAAAATTCACTACATCGGTTATTAAACGTTTCTCCACGGTTGCAGGGGGAGTCGGGTCTTCACCGATTCCCGTGGCAGATTTTTTTGTGATTACACCTCTTCAGCTTCTGATGATTATTATAATCGGAACATTATCAGGCAAAGAGATGAAAATAGAAACCGCCCATGAGTATCTAGCCGCTATGGGACTGAATATCGGTGCGGCTTTAGGTTTTCGATCCCTCGCCCATCAATTAACGAAAATGATTCCCATGGGGGGAATGTTCATCTCCGGAGGGATTGCCAGTTCTGCAACCTATGCGCTGGGAAAATCTGCTGAAATGTATTTCTTTCATGGTAAGGTCGTAAATCCCAAAAATATAAAGGGAAACTAGGTACCAAGAGAAAAATACCTAGTTTTTCAGAATGTGGTATAATTAGTATTATGAAGTGTTTTGAAGGAGGGATCAGATTTGTCGAAGAAAATCTTAAAAGAACTGGTTTGTAACAGTATTGATGATCATCGAAAGGAGATCCTGAGAATTGCACGGGAGATACAAAGTCATCCGGAGCTGGGATTTAAAGAAGAATATCTCAGTAAAAAGATTGCTAAGGTTTTTGAAAAAATGGATTTGGATGTGGAAGACCATCTAGCTCTTACCGGTTGCAAAGCAACCATTAATGAAGATTTACGAGGCCCCAATCTAGCAGTAATAGCAGCTTTGGATGCAGGGCTGAATCCCTCTCAACCCGATGCTAATGAAGAGGGTATAGTCCATAACGGAGGAAACAATCATCAAATTGCTATGATGATTGGCATTGCCTTTGGGCTAATTAAATCCCATGCGGTTCAAAACCTTGACGGGAAAGTGACTTTCGTAGCTGTGCCGGCCCAGGAGTCCGTTGATTTGGAATATCGGGACCACCTTATTGAAAATGGCAAAATTCATTATCGGTACGGAATCCAGGAACTATTAAAAAGGGAATGTTTTGATGAAATTGATATTGCTCTATCAATACAAAACATGGATTTGGGAGATATAAAAACAAAATTGGTTATTTCTCCAAACCATCCATCGATTCCTGTTTATGATGGACTCGGGGTAATATTTCAGGAAAATGCTAAGCTTTTTTACGGGGAATCACAGATTAAATGGTCGGAAAATATTATTCGAGATGAATTTTTTAATATACAGGAATTATCAAAGGTCATGCCTACCCTTCAGCCGTTAGCAGGAGGGGTTCGAGGTGTCCGTGGGGGGAAGGATTTTGAATTGATGGATAAGGATACGGCATACATTATTCCGGCAAAAATCATGGCTCTGACCATTGTGGATTTACTTTATGATAATGCAAAGAAAACCAGGAAAATTCTAAAAAATCATAATCCTCCAAAAACCATTGAGGAATATCTTAATGAAAACCAGAATCTCCAAAGCTGCACTGAATAATGAAACCCTAAGTGAAGAGCTAGGGCATAGAAGACTCCTTGCCTCAAAAACACACCACAGCTTATGCTGTGGTGTGTTTTGATTTTTAATATATCAATTGATTGAGATTTCTTACACTGAAAGGGTATCTATGGGAATAGTTATGAAAAGATTTGCTTAAGAGATAATAAGAGGCTTGGTAAGACTTATTTCAAAAACAGGATATCTTTAAGAGGAAGGATGAGTTCAATGACTGAAAAGAATGGAGTTATGTTACAGGCTTTTCACTGGTATACCCAAGGGGACGGCTGGCTTTGGAACTGGCTCCAAAAGGAAGCCACCAGCTTAGCAGAGGCAGGATTTACGGCGATTTGGTTACCGCCGGCTTACAAGGGGGCTGGTGGAGGCTTTGATGTAGGATATGGTGTGTACGATCTTTTTGACTTGGGAGAATTTGAACAAAAAGGTACGGTAGCCACAAAATATGGAAGTAAAGAAGACTATATTAAAGGAATAAAAAAAGCTCAAAAGGCGGGAATGGAAGTTTATGGGGATATTGTGCTGAACCATCGCCTTGGCGCCGACCATGCTGAAGAGTTTTACGGAGTCCCCATTAATCCTGAAAACCGTCGGGAAGCAATCGGAAAAAAACATAAAATTAGAGCTTGGACTCATTTCTCATTTCCAGGCAGGAAGGGTGAATACTCGGAACTTAATTGGCATTGGTGGCATTTTAATGCTGTGGATTATAGCGCACTGGATGAGGAAAGGGATGCTATATATTTAATTGAAGGAAAAACCTTTGATGATGATGTAGCCAAAGAAAAAGGCAATTATGATTATCTAATGGGGTGTAATTTGGATTTAAACAGTCCCGATGTGGAAAAAGAACTGATCCATTGGGGAAAATGGTACCTTGATACTACGGGGATTGATGGTTTTCGTTTTGATGCCGTAAAACATGTGAAGTCCAAATTTTTTCTAAAGTGGCTTCATACTATGAGAAAGCATAAAAATAGAAATCTGTTCGCCGTTGGAGAATACTGGTCCAAGGACTTACGGGAACTGTGTGATTTCATTGATGATACCCAGGAAAACATTATGCTTTTCGATGTGAATTTGCATTATAATTTTGTAAAGGTCAGTAAAGATCCGGAAAACTTTGATATTAGGAAAATATTCCAGCATACATTGATGAAAAATGCTTCCCATTTGGCAGCAACGTTTGTTTCGAATCATGACTCTCAGCCGCTGCAATCACTTGAGTCAGTAGTGGAACCCTGGTTTGTTCCGCTGGCATACGGCATCATTTTACTTCGAAGAGAAGGTTATCCCACGGTCTTTATAGCGGATTATCATGGAGCCAAATACAAAGATCAGGGGCATGACGGAAAAGAATATGAAATTGAACTGGTCAGTCATCAATGGATGATTAATAAATTTCTTTATGCAAGAAAAAATTATGCCTATGGAGACCAGGACAATTATTCTGATCAGAAAAATTTACTGGCTTGGACCCGGAAAGGCTCTAGAGATAATTCAGGAGGACTTGCGGTATTGATCAGTACGGGTGAAAATAGGAAACTGTCTATGAAAATGCCTTTAGGGAATAAGGTTTATAAAGACCTGACAGAGCATATAGACAAAAGGGTAAAAACCGATGAAATGGGTTGGGGCGTTTTTTCTGTAAAGAAAAAATCTATATCGGTGTGGGTGCTGGACAGTTAAGTTTCCTGTAAAGCTCTAATTACTTTTAATTATGATTTGATAAGCGTTGCAAGGGGTAACAATAAATTATAAGACAGACTTTCCTGAAAAAAGTTCCCCTTTGCCAAAGGAGGCTTACTATGAAACGAAGTTCCGACTATTTTCGAGGCTGTTTATTAGGGGGAGCTATAGGCGATGCCCTTGGATGGCCTGTTGAGTTTATGAGCTATAGAGAAATTCTTGAAAAATATGGTGTTGGTGGAATCCGCGATTTAACTCTTTCATCAAGAGGGGTGGCGGAAATCACCGATGATACGCAAATGACTTTGTTTACCGCGGAGGGGATTCTGCGAGCACAAAACCGATTTTTGTCAAAAGGCATTTGTCATATTCCTTCCGTAGTCTATTATGCTTATCAAAGATGGTTATATACCCAGGGCTATAACGAAGACTTGAATGAAAGTATTTTAAAGAAGAGCTGGTTGTTATTTGCTAATGAGCTATTCCACCAAAGAGCTCCAGGAGGAGCCTGTGTGTCATCTTTACTTAGTGGGAAACAAGGAAGTATTCAAGAACCCGTAAATAACAGTAAAGGTTGCGGCG
The genomic region above belongs to Isachenkonia alkalipeptolytica and contains:
- a CDS encoding alpha-amylase, which produces MTEKNGVMLQAFHWYTQGDGWLWNWLQKEATSLAEAGFTAIWLPPAYKGAGGGFDVGYGVYDLFDLGEFEQKGTVATKYGSKEDYIKGIKKAQKAGMEVYGDIVLNHRLGADHAEEFYGVPINPENRREAIGKKHKIRAWTHFSFPGRKGEYSELNWHWWHFNAVDYSALDEERDAIYLIEGKTFDDDVAKEKGNYDYLMGCNLDLNSPDVEKELIHWGKWYLDTTGIDGFRFDAVKHVKSKFFLKWLHTMRKHKNRNLFAVGEYWSKDLRELCDFIDDTQENIMLFDVNLHYNFVKVSKDPENFDIRKIFQHTLMKNASHLAATFVSNHDSQPLQSLESVVEPWFVPLAYGIILLRREGYPTVFIADYHGAKYKDQGHDGKEYEIELVSHQWMINKFLYARKNYAYGDQDNYSDQKNLLAWTRKGSRDNSGGLAVLISTGENRKLSMKMPLGNKVYKDLTEHIDKRVKTDEMGWGVFSVKKKSISVWVLDS
- a CDS encoding BCCT family transporter, with product MPKEETKQKLLYQRNYTKFGLDFNPPVSIVSGLFILIFAGYALLNLEHANQLFDQIYSRIINNWDWLFLLGSNFFIGVCLYLAFSKLGNVRIGGMYAKAEFSTFAWYSMLISAGMGIGLMFWAVGEPLTHSQITPFIYESESAVTSAMAATFFHWGFHPWGIYALLGLSLAFFAYNKNLPLSLRSVFYPLFKDRIFGKTGDIIDILAVLACMFGLATSLGLGVQQMNSGLNYLFQLPENVTIQVLLIFIITLMAIFSILAGIHGGIRFLSVLNIRLAGLFMLLVFLLGPSFYILRVFMNGLGLYLSDFLQASFSLSFKGDSWQGDWSIFYLSWWISWSPFVGMFIARMSRGRTVREFILAVLIVPSFLSFLWLSVFGGTAISINENTGGALFETVQDNLPVALFELIHQLNVPVLANLSITLLSILGTLLVMSYFITSSDSGSLVVEKITASGKEDTPNKQRVFWAAAEGLLAAVLLLIGGEQALDVLQTAVISTGLPFTFVLIAASIAVIIGVREASDRREDYIRNKLFEDVKEHVVQGDEESSET
- a CDS encoding GTPase, with the protein product MGFNKEKTQKLLQDIDVLFDQLPMKMSAKQRAYIKNVVLGPALKDVQKMIEESRPPVMMTLGRSGHGKSSLINALIGKEVAKVNPVVPETRGSTYYEVPFEEYGATWRMIDTRGFFDVINEGRGHREDGVKQLKKEILEHRPDIFLHVINIKEVRTMSNDLLVMKDIGDTLKKENIRIPIVTILSNVDILGNPTLPIETPEKQGQIIQGMNYLIREVFQIEEPKVKFLNLHHPARGYILKGDHYVGIIPVSTYPDNLWNIDTLEEFIGEVLPERAKLDYLQVKNQTAQMKKFTTSVIKRFSTVAGGVGSSPIPVADFFVITPLQLLMIIIIGTLSGKEMKIETAHEYLAAMGLNIGAALGFRSLAHQLTKMIPMGGMFISGGIASSATYALGKSAEMYFFHGKVVNPKNIKGN